DNA sequence from the Candidatus Brocadia sp. genome:
ATATTGCTCGTGTTATAAGGTCCAGAAATTAAACTAGTGCCGAAATCAAGTTCTTTAAAAACCGTGTAAATGATATTTCCTGTTTCAGCATCTACGAGAAAAATATCATAATATCCATATTCTTCGAGATATTGTTTAAAGACGGGATGGAAACGTGCGTGCAACTTGCTGTAATTGCTGCCATCCTGTGCGTCAAAATATTCCAATTTTTTGCCGGCTGGAAATGGATTTTTGGTAATATACAAATCCCGCACCTTTTCTGCTCCTACAACGCTAAATGCATTTTTAAATTCCTTTACGGCATTAATGACCATCTCATTTTTTGCAAGAGTAACGGCATCGCTTTTCCTCTTTGAAAACCACTCGTCAATAAAGGCTTGTTTTATGTTTCTCACAGAAACCAACTGGTTAAACGCCTGTTTTTCCAATGCTTTGCTGGAACTATAATAACTCAATACTCCAATTGCAATCAAAGGCACTAAGCCACCAATAATAAATAATGAGATAATCTTTGTACTTAAGTTCATCTTCACGCAGTTCCCCCTTCTTTTTGGATCAGTGATATAATGGCCTATACGTAGTTTTAGAAGCTCAGTTGCACTTGTTTGTATGGTACCTCCTTTCTTAGAGTCTGTGTGATGAAATAGAAATAACTGAGCGCTGTAATTGGCTACTCATGCCGTATGATTCATTCTTAGGGAGGACTCTCGTTATCCCATAGCATTCTACAGCTAAATTCATCGCCTTTTGCCAAACCTCCAAATTCTAGGAACTTCTGATATTGTCTGACATTGTTCATCCCCCCCCAATCCTCAATACCTGACACCTGATAGCTGATAGTTAATTCAACGCAATACTCATAATACCCCCCACATCAAGGATAAGACCTACGTGTCCGTCTCCAAGTATGGCGCTGCCGGAGATTCCCTGAATATTGCGGAACTGTTCTCCCAAACTCTTAATAACTAT
Encoded proteins:
- a CDS encoding four helix bundle protein; amino-acid sequence: MNLAVECYGITRVLPKNESYGMSSQLQRSVISISSHRL